AAGCTAAAAGGACAAACCTCGTTTGTGACAACATCCCATAACCCATCACTTGCAAGGATAAGAAACTCAAGGGAGCTGTCAACCTTTTCCTCCTACAATTTCCATGAGAATATTGGTCACCAAAACATGCTCAAAAGAAAAGACAcggaagaaaaaaatcacaaaatcacAAGGCCCATAGTCGTTGGAgcgatatttttattttaagggcaACTGTAAGTAATTGAAAAGCAATGTTCATGAATTTTCATGCATTTAGCAGTCCAAAAGGCATCCCTGAATGCACCTGAGTGAGTGCAAGTGTGCATGTGCTCATGAGTATTGACATATAAATTTTGGAAGATTTATCATTTTAAGGTATCTTAAATTGAAAAATGTCAACCATTTCTTGAATAGATTAAGAATCAGACCTGGATTTCTGGGTCAGCAACAACATACTGCTTCAAGAGCCTATCACCAAATGCACGAGAGACAGCTAGGACACCACCAACCCTCCAAGTACCTGTCATTATTTCCAGTCATCACAAGATACATATGGCCCAGAAAGTTTTaatcaaaaatagaaagaagaccCGTGTGAGGTCCTTACCAGCCCACATGACAAATCCTCCAGCATCTTCAATCCGTTGCCGCTCATCAGTCTGGTCTGGCTTGTGATCTCGGGAAACAGCGATAGCTAAAGAAAATGGCAAGACAAGCTAATGACTTAATTATGTGATAAACTAAACAGATACAACCACAGTACTCAGAAAGATGCTCTCATACTCTATCCTAGAGCATCTGCTTTTCTTTCTGTATTCTGGTCCATTGTCATTATCCTGATTTAACAGGCCAATACTAGATTTCTTCACCTTTCCAAATTACATATTACCATGAGATGCACTTTCCTAAGtgaaaaatcacaagaaaattaacacaaGCACTGGAACTTTATTAttggaaatcaaaatcaaaatgacaaGTCTTTTGCATCGACTGTTCCCactttagaaaaagaaaaagaaacactcCAGGACATTAACTATAGCTCACAGATTTGGCTCCACAAATTTTGAAAGACGATTATGTATTGAAGTTACACATTGATTTCTCTTAATGCTTCAAATTTATGAATGAAGTGATACCAAGTCAtataactaaaattttatttcagtcACTGTCTCCACTCTTGTATTgtattattgtttataattcTTAACAGCAGCAGCATTGCTTTATTCTATATGATTTCTTCAACAGTACCGGATGACTATGAATTGAATCTTTAGTTTGGAATTCTAGGCAACAgcgaacttaaaaaaaattaaaacaaactgtCAGTACTGTTTTCATAAAATGCATCACATGTtggaaaaatgaaaaggattcTAGAAGTTGCAAATGGTTTTATAATCATTCTGAGTCTCACCACTGCCACCCCGGCATATGACAGCTCTGGAATCTCCAACATTAGCAACAAGCAAACGATCACCAACAAGAATAGCTGTAGAGGCAGTTGATCCAGCATCCCGGTTCTgattattttctgattttagaAATTCAGAGTCTGTGTGATTGTATGCATCAGCTGCAGAGAGAGGGagcaattcaaaattaaacatcaaGTTCCTTCAACGAGAAATTTGaagattagaaaaaagaaacattggCACTAAGGAAATGAGATACATATAGCTGATTTGGTGTCGGAAATAAACTTTGGGTGCCTGATCAGATTGCTAAAAAGGTTATGTTTCACATATTCAGCTGCTCGTGCACCTCCATGACCTGAAAAACCATGCCAGGAAAATTTGCTACATTATCTGCTCATaagattgaaaaggaaaattattgCAAGAGATATGATATGATTATATTTCTCTTCAACTAGCTAGCAAcactacaaacaaaaaaaaaaaagtgatcatctattaaaccaaataaataacAGTACAACAGACTGGTATAGGCCGTCTCAACATAAAATTTGTGATTAAACATGCTAGATCTGCCATTCCCAGCCAACAATGGCATTGGCATATGGCTTCAAGTACTGCAACCACACTGGAGCAAACAATTGTCAACCAAAATATCCAAATCTGAATACAATCAGTTCAATCACATTTCTCCACAAGAATAAATCACAGATTGAGCACACGGGCTAATCTATGATAGTTTAATTTCCCCTAAGGACTACATCAGTTGAGAATACAATGCTGGTGACAGAAAATAATGCGATATCTGgcataaaaaggagaaaatgacCCAAGAAGTTGCAAAGGGCACATGTGGGATGCACATATAGTAATTAATGAAACTAATGTTGCTGCATTACGCATTTAATAGAAAGTACCCCCTCATCATATCTCTATTGCATTCACTATCCTGCTAAATTAATCTTGCTATATACATCTACAAGTAGAAACAAAGAGTAAAATGAGAGAAAGAGATACCATCAAAAACTCCAAAAAGACCAACTATCTCTCCATCAACACCATCGATTCTTGTCTCGTAAAAATCTTCCATGGAAGATCTTTTCCCTGGAGAGCTTGCATATCCATAACTGAATTTCCCATTCTGACTGTTGCAGGAAATATTTCAAATTCAGAGCCAGACAAATATTGTGAACTAAATAATATTGGAGGCAGaggaagaaaataagaaatagtGATCTTTGATAGAGATGTAATCCGGCAATCTAAGAATTACACAGCATGTCACAAATAGCTTACATGAATGTCACATTACTTGGTTAATGTCAAATAGAAACTACATTGGAGAGTAACGAGAAATGTTGCTTACAGAATTTCAGTAATACTCGAGTTAAAATTTCTATTTCTTGgtaatc
The Populus nigra chromosome 3, ddPopNigr1.1, whole genome shotgun sequence genome window above contains:
- the LOC133690343 gene encoding probable protein phosphatase 2C 59: MGYLNSVLSSSSQVYADDAPVSGGGLSQNGKFSYGYASSPGKRSSMEDFYETRIDGVDGEIVGLFGVFDGHGGARAAEYVKHNLFSNLIRHPKFISDTKSAISDAYNHTDSEFLKSENNQNRDAGSTASTAILVGDRLLVANVGDSRAVICRGGSAIAVSRDHKPDQTDERQRIEDAGGFVMWAGTWRVGGVLAVSRAFGDRLLKQYVVADPEIQEEKVDSSLEFLILASDGLWDVVTNEEAVEMIQPILDPEQAAKRLMQEAYQRGSADNITCVVVRFLGNQGGASGGGPV